In Halovivax gelatinilyticus, the following are encoded in one genomic region:
- a CDS encoding FkbM family methyltransferase has translation MLDAAARGLYTRSTTQHLLDRFALDHAARRAYARGKERLLGTTTLSVADTTVEVSRATIPEPTYLDPELTVVARLLDRLEPDDVFWDVGADKGLYASLAAAHGCEEVIAFEPHPVRREALIRNLRRNDLSGRVRSEALSDRNGTAAFDYRIQATDRVDDSSDRAAATFTAITARGDDLVESHAVPVPSVCKLDVEGAEFELLEGMEETLANPSCRLIYCELHDAAQRGFEGGPERVRELLESHGFEVSTVATRRGDGWTQPYVEARRDASVLTPTSDTTVWEGEPIDGTTESRVGTTESSDRGAGAGD, from the coding sequence ATGCTCGACGCCGCGGCGCGCGGTCTTTACACCCGGTCGACGACGCAGCACCTCCTCGACCGGTTCGCCCTCGATCACGCCGCCAGGCGGGCATACGCGCGCGGGAAGGAGCGACTGCTTGGGACGACCACGCTCTCGGTCGCTGATACGACCGTCGAGGTATCGCGAGCGACGATCCCCGAACCGACCTATCTCGACCCCGAACTGACGGTCGTAGCGCGGCTGCTGGATCGCCTCGAACCGGACGACGTTTTCTGGGACGTCGGTGCAGACAAGGGGCTGTACGCGTCTCTCGCGGCGGCTCACGGCTGCGAGGAGGTGATCGCGTTCGAACCCCACCCCGTCAGGCGCGAGGCGCTGATTCGCAACCTCCGGCGCAACGACCTCTCGGGCCGGGTTCGAAGCGAGGCGCTGTCGGACCGAAATGGGACGGCGGCGTTCGACTACCGCATCCAGGCGACGGATCGAGTCGACGACTCGTCCGACCGAGCCGCCGCCACGTTCACTGCGATAACGGCCCGAGGCGACGACCTCGTCGAATCGCACGCTGTGCCGGTGCCGAGCGTCTGCAAACTCGACGTCGAGGGTGCGGAGTTTGAGCTCCTCGAAGGCATGGAGGAGACGCTCGCGAACCCCTCCTGTCGGCTGATCTATTGCGAACTCCACGACGCCGCCCAGCGCGGGTTCGAGGGCGGGCCCGAGCGGGTTCGCGAGTTGCTCGAGTCACACGGCTTCGAGGTGTCGACGGTGGCGACGCGACGCGGTGACGGGTGGACGCAACCCTACGTCGAGGCGCGTCGCGACGCGTCAGTCCTGACTCCCACATCGGATACGACCGTGTGGGAGGGCGAACCGATCGACGGAACGACCGAATCGAGAGTCGGAACGACCGAATCGTCAGACAGAGGCGCCGGAGCGGGTGACTGA
- a CDS encoding lipopolysaccharide biosynthesis protein, with translation MRHGQTAIVYFVAKSIATGISFLATVYFARILGAEVLGMYALALAVIAWLEIGGKLGLEKAVVKRLSEDNDPGAHLAAGGLLMVGFFVVIAIALWGGREQVAAYVGAPVVSILLFLTAASLFYRLSIAALQGYHYVHVFAILSPARLIAASAIQFGLVLLGAGLVGLLVGYGIGFALAAVAGFVFLRPAVARPGREHISSILTYAKYAWLGSVRTESFRWVDVTVLGFFVSQGLIGVYLVAISVAAFLNTFGEAISTTLFPEISRESTTGNRAAVSSLVEDSLAYGGVFLIPGLVGSLVVGDLLLLIYGAEFVVGHDVLWLLVAGYLGYSYQKQLVNAVNAIDRPDVGFRINAVFIVANVALNVALIAAIGWVGAAIATGLAASVSLAYGVHAARQVMAFEIPVAEIGRQGVASLGMGAAVYAARILGERTVVAEYTVVFALALVGFGALVYFLALVSISDRFRGTVVRNVPLDLPFADR, from the coding sequence ATGAGACACGGACAGACGGCGATCGTCTACTTCGTGGCGAAGTCGATCGCGACCGGGATCAGCTTCCTCGCCACCGTCTACTTCGCCAGGATTCTCGGTGCGGAGGTCCTGGGTATGTACGCCCTCGCGCTGGCGGTGATCGCCTGGCTCGAAATCGGCGGGAAGCTGGGTCTGGAGAAGGCGGTCGTCAAGCGACTCAGCGAGGACAACGATCCGGGCGCACACCTCGCGGCGGGCGGGCTCCTGATGGTGGGTTTTTTCGTCGTCATCGCGATTGCGCTCTGGGGCGGTCGCGAACAGGTCGCCGCGTACGTCGGGGCCCCCGTCGTTTCCATCCTCCTCTTTCTGACCGCCGCGTCCCTGTTCTACCGACTGTCGATCGCCGCGCTCCAGGGGTATCACTACGTTCACGTCTTCGCGATCCTCTCACCGGCCCGTCTGATCGCGGCCAGCGCGATCCAGTTCGGCCTCGTCCTCCTGGGTGCCGGTCTCGTCGGGTTGCTCGTCGGCTACGGGATCGGGTTCGCACTGGCGGCCGTCGCCGGTTTCGTCTTTCTCCGACCGGCGGTCGCCCGTCCCGGACGCGAACACATCTCTAGCATCCTCACCTACGCGAAGTACGCGTGGCTCGGGTCGGTCAGAACCGAGAGCTTTCGGTGGGTCGACGTCACGGTGCTCGGTTTTTTCGTCTCGCAGGGTCTGATCGGCGTCTACCTCGTCGCGATTTCCGTCGCGGCGTTTCTCAACACGTTCGGCGAGGCGATCAGTACGACGCTCTTTCCGGAGATCAGCAGGGAGTCGACGACGGGGAACCGGGCTGCGGTCTCCTCCCTGGTCGAAGACTCGCTCGCCTACGGCGGCGTCTTTCTCATCCCCGGACTGGTCGGAAGCCTCGTCGTCGGGGACCTCCTCCTGCTGATCTACGGCGCGGAGTTCGTCGTCGGGCACGACGTGCTGTGGCTCCTCGTGGCGGGCTATCTCGGCTACAGCTACCAGAAGCAGCTGGTGAACGCGGTGAACGCGATCGACCGACCCGACGTCGGCTTTCGGATCAACGCCGTCTTCATCGTCGCGAACGTCGCGCTGAACGTCGCGCTGATCGCGGCGATCGGATGGGTGGGTGCTGCAATCGCCACTGGGCTGGCCGCGAGTGTAAGCCTCGCCTACGGGGTCCACGCCGCCCGACAGGTGATGGCGTTCGAGATTCCGGTGGCGGAGATCGGACGACAGGGTGTCGCCTCGCTCGGAATGGGCGCGGCAGTGTACGCGGCTCGAATCCTCGGAGAGCGGACCGTCGTGGCCGAGTACACCGTCGTGTTCGCCCTGGCACTCGTCGGATTCGGCGCGCTCGTCTACTTCCTCGCGCTCGTCTCGATCTCCGATCGGTTCCGCGGAACGGTGGTGCGTAACGTCCCGTTGGATCTGCCGTTCGCCGATCGGTAA
- a CDS encoding dTMP kinase, producing the protein MTRRAPVAERITRLVSDRISTAVGARLPALVVVTGIDGAGKTTQAKLLARHLRERGLDVRYEHAIGPNTRPVRALKDRVAGRFLDREATLARDGDTGSGGERLVGGLFLARGLWQAWAGLVTNVGADVVVADRYLYDDLVRVAWRYGYDVERLATLCRLAPEPDLLVRLVSPSDVAWERETDGRTTLTEHAAKNACYDRLFGHLAERYEIHPIDTDAHDVRDTHETVRERVDEKLRLNGMAPLHGGSR; encoded by the coding sequence ATGACCCGTCGCGCACCCGTCGCCGAACGAATCACCCGTCTCGTCAGCGATCGTATTTCGACGGCAGTCGGCGCCCGTCTCCCCGCGCTGGTCGTCGTCACCGGCATCGACGGCGCCGGCAAGACGACCCAGGCGAAACTGCTCGCCCGCCACCTCCGCGAGCGCGGCCTCGACGTCCGCTACGAACACGCCATCGGCCCGAACACGCGTCCCGTCCGGGCGCTCAAAGACCGCGTCGCGGGGCGCTTTCTCGACCGGGAGGCGACGCTCGCCAGGGACGGTGATACCGGCTCCGGCGGCGAGCGACTCGTCGGCGGGCTCTTTCTCGCTCGGGGTCTCTGGCAGGCATGGGCCGGTCTGGTCACGAACGTCGGCGCGGACGTCGTGGTCGCTGATCGATACCTCTACGACGACCTCGTGCGCGTCGCCTGGCGCTACGGCTACGACGTGGAGCGACTCGCGACGCTGTGTCGGCTCGCCCCCGAACCAGATCTGCTCGTCCGTCTCGTTTCGCCGTCCGATGTGGCCTGGGAACGCGAGACGGACGGCCGGACGACGCTCACCGAACACGCGGCGAAGAACGCGTGCTACGATCGGCTGTTCGGCCACCTCGCCGAGCGATACGAGATTCACCCGATCGATACGGACGCACACGACGTCAGAGATACGCACGAGACGGTTCGCGAGCGAGTAGACGAGAAACTACGTCTGAACGGGATGGCGCCCCTACACGGTGGGTCTCGGTGA
- a CDS encoding glycosyltransferase has product MGDAIGRVSLVYFVSTLSAGGAQVGMVRLLDGLDRDRYDVTVVSVLSKENDLKADVPGWVRVVDLEAVSAVRKPLALYRTVVEADVLVCSLFHATLVGRLLGAIVRTPVVVNWHHSERFSNRWRERAYLATARLSDRILADSPAVADVLVSEYGLGRKVRTVPIAGVDSSAFSPRRHESADELRVATIGSLIPPKKQIRVLETARVLGARRDSPDVSFTIAGTGELEDELRERRDAWGLESVEFAGFVDDVPAFLEEHDVYLHTSDYEGLCIAALEAMAAGLPVVSTRVGGLATYVEDGRSGYLLDESDPETIADALCRLTDPDRRREFGRRGREIVEASYSQDTLVMSFESAIDECLDGTTVERVEPVSRHR; this is encoded by the coding sequence ATGGGAGACGCCATCGGTCGGGTTTCGCTCGTCTACTTCGTCTCGACGCTGTCGGCCGGCGGCGCGCAGGTGGGCATGGTCAGACTGCTCGACGGGCTCGATCGGGATCGGTACGACGTCACCGTCGTCAGCGTGCTGAGCAAAGAGAACGACCTCAAAGCGGACGTCCCCGGGTGGGTTCGAGTGGTCGATCTCGAGGCCGTTAGCGCCGTCCGGAAACCGCTCGCGCTCTACCGGACCGTCGTCGAGGCTGACGTCCTCGTCTGTTCGCTCTTTCACGCCACGCTCGTCGGCCGCCTCCTGGGGGCGATCGTACGAACGCCGGTGGTAGTGAACTGGCACCACAGCGAACGCTTTTCGAACCGGTGGCGCGAGCGGGCCTACCTGGCGACGGCTCGCCTGTCCGATCGAATCCTCGCCGACTCGCCGGCGGTCGCGGACGTCCTCGTCTCCGAGTACGGTCTCGGCCGGAAGGTTCGAACAGTCCCGATCGCGGGCGTCGACTCGTCCGCGTTCTCCCCGCGGCGTCACGAGTCGGCGGACGAGCTTCGTGTCGCGACGATCGGCTCGCTCATCCCGCCGAAAAAGCAGATTCGGGTGCTCGAAACGGCACGGGTGCTGGGGGCTCGTCGGGATTCACCAGACGTGTCGTTCACCATCGCCGGAACGGGCGAGCTGGAGGACGAACTTCGCGAGAGGCGAGACGCGTGGGGGCTAGAATCCGTCGAGTTCGCCGGATTCGTCGACGACGTCCCCGCCTTCCTCGAGGAGCACGACGTCTATCTCCACACCTCCGACTACGAGGGGCTGTGTATCGCAGCGCTCGAAGCGATGGCCGCCGGCCTGCCGGTGGTGTCGACGCGCGTCGGCGGCCTCGCGACGTACGTCGAAGACGGCCGGTCGGGCTACCTGCTCGACGAATCCGACCCGGAGACGATCGCCGACGCGCTCTGTCGGCTCACAGATCCCGATCGCCGACGCGAATTCGGCCGGCGGGGGCGAGAAATCGTCGAGGCGTCGTACTCCCAGGATACGCTTGTCATGTCCTTCGAGTCGGCCATCGATGAGTGTCTGGACGGGACGACGGTGGAGCGAGTCGAACCCGTTTCCCGTCACCGCTAA
- a CDS encoding glycosyltransferase family 39 protein, translated as MNRAVGRAPVVWAGKVLAVAFTVAYAVDAVGLVGVWGNLGRETLFAFAISSAYALVSIALLSAFGSASPVRSRDVDAETWFLTDRLSGAFVRFVSVTTLLAVVLVGSLIAAARLGVGPDSIDIGPLAYLTVGLVVLTLVVRDDEATGAVARGAAVLAVAIVVLSTFSSTILEVLPVEGSVLAAVLVGVVLWNRPTEREVTGEKATRWTVRVFDGRTYRFLLALVTAIGATAFTFRLGALHLQGDEYLVADTAASYYFSGELYRWNWIADEHAGRYYDRAWPHTLLVAGSYAIFGVSEWSARIVSAAVGVLAIPITYVVVAYFTERRLVALVSCLAMAVYPGFVFYFRWARMYALLIPLFLLLTYFVYRSVTESNPIGFGHDRLDETIDRYADFNYAIGLVTIPVLYVAYQIHYNALVVIAATYVYVVYRAIATGERKYYTASAVGLVGIAAVAVVAHQTDSLGFLDQFLSFFDRENTVYHSYLFRYPFEWTFGLVLAVAGLAIPARLENRDLTHKLVFVYILCGFALVFYVYVGDRYASFAYVVHVVPFAIALVVFAYVSFVDALRTPVLRYALVALLVVSLAAPMIGVGDGNDYRSLYYEDSEDFDTAYGTIVEEFDEGDVLIAQYARDFYLRDLPEDTEWISMRNNQDYGPDEFHDDVERHGSGWITWESGKAYHVHPEVRAYIDEHFEQHHGVAVDDTRVEVWYFDEEMID; from the coding sequence ATGAACCGCGCCGTCGGGCGGGCTCCGGTCGTCTGGGCAGGGAAAGTCCTGGCCGTCGCGTTCACTGTTGCGTACGCCGTCGACGCCGTCGGACTCGTCGGCGTCTGGGGTAACCTCGGACGGGAGACGCTGTTCGCCTTCGCCATCTCTTCGGCCTACGCGCTGGTCTCGATCGCCCTCCTCTCCGCGTTCGGATCCGCCTCGCCGGTGCGCTCTCGTGACGTCGACGCCGAAACGTGGTTCCTCACTGATAGGTTGAGTGGCGCCTTCGTGCGATTCGTTTCCGTAACGACGCTGCTCGCCGTCGTCCTCGTCGGATCTCTAATCGCGGCCGCTCGCCTGGGGGTCGGACCCGACTCGATCGATATCGGGCCGCTGGCATATCTGACCGTCGGGCTGGTGGTTCTCACGCTGGTGGTGCGCGACGACGAGGCGACCGGAGCGGTCGCCAGGGGGGCGGCCGTGCTGGCGGTCGCCATCGTCGTACTCTCGACGTTCTCATCGACGATTCTCGAGGTCCTGCCGGTCGAGGGCTCCGTTCTGGCGGCGGTGCTGGTCGGCGTTGTCCTGTGGAACCGTCCGACGGAGCGGGAAGTCACCGGGGAGAAAGCCACCAGGTGGACAGTGCGCGTTTTCGACGGCCGAACGTATCGGTTCCTTCTCGCGCTGGTCACGGCGATCGGGGCGACCGCGTTCACGTTCCGCCTCGGCGCGCTCCACCTCCAGGGCGACGAGTACCTCGTCGCCGACACCGCGGCGAGTTACTACTTCTCCGGGGAGCTCTACCGGTGGAACTGGATCGCAGACGAGCACGCGGGTCGGTACTACGACCGGGCCTGGCCCCACACCCTGCTCGTCGCCGGCTCGTACGCGATCTTCGGCGTCTCCGAGTGGTCGGCGCGAATCGTCTCTGCGGCCGTCGGCGTGCTCGCGATCCCGATAACGTACGTCGTCGTCGCCTACTTCACGGAGCGACGGCTCGTCGCGCTCGTGTCTTGCCTCGCGATGGCGGTCTACCCGGGATTCGTCTTCTACTTCCGCTGGGCGCGCATGTACGCGCTGTTGATCCCGCTGTTTCTCCTGCTCACCTACTTCGTCTATCGATCGGTGACGGAGTCGAACCCGATCGGTTTCGGTCACGACCGACTCGACGAGACGATCGATCGGTACGCCGACTTCAACTACGCGATCGGACTGGTGACGATACCCGTCCTCTACGTCGCCTACCAGATTCACTATAACGCGCTCGTCGTCATCGCGGCGACGTACGTCTACGTCGTCTACCGCGCGATCGCGACGGGCGAGCGGAAGTACTACACGGCGTCCGCGGTCGGACTCGTCGGAATCGCCGCGGTGGCGGTCGTCGCCCACCAGACCGACTCCCTCGGGTTTCTCGATCAGTTCCTGTCTTTCTTCGACCGGGAGAACACCGTCTACCACTCGTACCTCTTCCGGTACCCCTTCGAGTGGACGTTCGGTCTCGTGCTCGCGGTCGCCGGTCTCGCGATCCCGGCTCGACTCGAAAACCGCGATCTCACTCACAAGCTTGTCTTCGTCTACATTCTGTGTGGGTTCGCCCTCGTGTTTTACGTGTACGTTGGGGATCGGTACGCCAGTTTCGCGTACGTCGTCCACGTCGTGCCGTTCGCGATCGCGCTCGTCGTCTTCGCGTACGTCAGCTTCGTCGACGCCCTCCGAACGCCCGTCCTGCGGTACGCGCTGGTGGCCTTGCTCGTCGTCAGCCTCGCGGCTCCGATGATCGGCGTCGGCGACGGAAACGACTACCGGAGCCTCTACTACGAGGACAGCGAGGACTTCGACACCGCCTACGGGACGATCGTCGAGGAGTTCGACGAAGGCGACGTCTTGATCGCCCAGTACGCCCGCGACTTCTACCTTCGAGACCTCCCGGAGGACACCGAGTGGATCAGCATGCGGAACAACCAGGACTACGGACCTGACGAGTTCCACGACGACGTCGAACGGCACGGATCGGGCTGGATAACCTGGGAATCGGGCAAGGCCTATCACGTCCACCCCGAAGTTCGGGCGTACATCGACGAGCACTTCGAACAACACCACGGCGTCGCCGTCGACGACACCCGCGTCGAGGTGTGGTACTTCGACGAGGAGATGATCGACTGA
- a CDS encoding glycosyltransferase family 39 protein, whose amino-acid sequence MDRLGGGRILAATGFPSRVSGPDVRRTVERYWPLTALVLLSTVGFWLRIRNLGSHPFWVDEIYHVWAADRFVDGEGFTLPNGTPYDRAWLPTTLPIAASFTLFGSSEFAARLPSAVVGTATIAAAYALGREFANREVGILLSVFVAFDPMSIAWSREARMYAHLQLVYVVTLLLLARWYRGDFGFRASYLVPLGLIATVGYLTHTIYLSVGLVFVAFVAVILAGRAWSTLFDGFTDSAGDPPESDGRPVSSTLGSMDTLEGTVWSRRTTRLVVVLSIACVAGIALLVGRGLPPELFAEPTGGWAERGTGYYLDFLFGRYGRFVWLLVPGTLYLLLDGGRSHLLVLAFAIPFAVASLVELRAARYVVHLLPLFGLVGLFGLVFCYEAIARGLDRLSRRTDGGLRVEPRVVAAGLVLVVAIPLLIVGVSPATGIAITEADAESTTVSRSDHQAAAAWLDEHGTDEDALVSMRPEVTEWYVGEVEYFLRTDGIAEAERRNGDLVHTRSDAIYLTDRADVEALFDRHERGWIVASARFHGGYLDPDVRAYIQSNTVRYADEEWTNLELYYWGPDPPDVDERRDDG is encoded by the coding sequence ATGGATCGACTGGGCGGTGGACGGATTCTCGCGGCAACCGGGTTTCCGTCCCGCGTCAGCGGCCCCGACGTCCGCCGTACCGTGGAACGATACTGGCCGCTCACAGCCCTCGTTCTACTCTCGACCGTCGGGTTCTGGTTGCGGATCAGGAATCTCGGCAGCCATCCGTTCTGGGTAGACGAGATATACCACGTCTGGGCGGCCGACCGCTTCGTCGACGGCGAGGGATTTACGCTCCCGAACGGGACGCCCTACGATCGGGCGTGGCTACCGACGACGCTCCCCATCGCCGCATCGTTCACGTTGTTCGGTTCGAGCGAGTTCGCCGCCAGGTTGCCCTCCGCCGTCGTCGGCACGGCGACGATCGCCGCCGCGTACGCCCTCGGACGCGAGTTCGCGAATCGAGAGGTCGGGATCCTGCTTTCGGTATTCGTGGCGTTCGATCCGATGTCGATCGCGTGGTCGCGCGAGGCGCGTATGTACGCACACCTCCAACTGGTCTACGTCGTCACCCTGCTCCTCCTCGCCCGGTGGTACCGCGGCGACTTCGGATTCCGGGCGAGTTACCTCGTTCCCCTCGGCCTGATCGCGACAGTCGGCTACCTGACACACACGATATACCTCTCGGTCGGGCTCGTGTTCGTCGCGTTCGTCGCGGTCATCCTGGCCGGGCGGGCGTGGAGCACGCTCTTCGATGGATTCACCGATTCCGCCGGTGACCCGCCAGAGAGCGACGGCCGGCCCGTATCCTCGACACTCGGATCGATGGACACTCTCGAGGGCACCGTGTGGTCTCGCCGGACGACGCGGCTGGTCGTCGTCCTCTCGATCGCGTGCGTCGCTGGAATCGCCCTCCTCGTCGGACGAGGTCTTCCGCCGGAGCTGTTCGCCGAACCGACGGGTGGCTGGGCCGAGCGAGGGACGGGCTACTACCTCGACTTTCTGTTCGGGCGCTACGGTCGCTTCGTCTGGCTTCTGGTCCCGGGAACGCTCTACCTCCTGCTCGACGGCGGTCGATCCCACCTGCTCGTGCTCGCGTTCGCGATCCCGTTCGCCGTCGCCAGCTTGGTCGAACTCAGGGCCGCGCGGTACGTGGTTCACCTGCTACCGCTCTTCGGCCTCGTCGGCCTGTTCGGCCTCGTGTTTTGCTACGAGGCGATCGCTCGGGGACTCGATCGGCTCTCGCGTCGCACCGACGGTGGCCTCCGCGTCGAACCCCGCGTCGTCGCCGCCGGCCTCGTCCTCGTCGTCGCGATTCCGCTGCTGATCGTCGGCGTCTCGCCGGCGACGGGGATCGCGATCACGGAGGCGGACGCGGAGTCGACCACCGTCTCGCGTTCAGACCACCAGGCCGCGGCCGCGTGGCTCGACGAACACGGAACGGACGAGGACGCACTCGTCTCCATGCGACCGGAGGTGACCGAGTGGTACGTCGGCGAGGTCGAATACTTCCTCCGAACGGACGGGATCGCCGAGGCGGAGCGACGAAACGGTGACCTGGTACACACCCGGTCGGACGCGATTTACCTGACCGATCGGGCGGATGTCGAGGCCCTGTTCGACCGCCACGAGCGCGGCTGGATCGTCGCGAGCGCGCGGTTTCACGGCGGCTACCTCGACCCCGACGTCCGGGCGTACATCCAGTCGAACACCGTTCGATACGCGGACGAGGAGTGGACCAACCTGGAACTCTACTACTGGGGACCGGATCCCCCGGATGTAGACGAACGGCGGGACGACGGTTGA